A window of Campylobacter concisus genomic DNA:
TTTTTCTGTAAATTTGGCTATTAGCTACCATAAATATCAAATTTTTATGGACAAAGGCGAACAAGAGCTAACAGCAACCGTGATTTCTAGCTACGAAAAGCTTGGAGATGACGGCAAGAAAAGGCAAATTTTAAAGCTTAAGACTGATGAGTTTATATTTTATACACTTGGAGCTAAAACAGATGACTTTAAAGCTGGAGATAATATATTTCTAAGCGTCATAAATTTAGACGTTAATTTTAAAGACTATCTTGCTTCCTCCTTTTATATGCCTAGCTTTTCACGCGAAAAACTACCACAAAAAGCCACGCTAAATATCAACCAAAAACTACAATCACTCATCTACGCCCAGCATGAAAATAGCAAAATTTCACAGCTCTACTCGGCTCTATTTTTAGGCACAAGTATTGACGCAGAGTTAAGAGATGACGTCTCGCACCTTGGTATAGCGCATCTTATAGCCATAAGTGGCTATCATTTAGGCTTTATAAGCGCAGTTATATTTTTTGTATTTAGGCCGCTTTTAAAATTTTTATATGCGAGATTTTTACCTTTTAGAAACTACAACTTTGATCTAGCCATTATAGTTTTTATAGTCTTGTCATTTTACTTTTTTATAATAGGCTTTATACCAAGCTTTTTGCGAGCATTTTTAATGAGCATTTTAGGATTTTATTGCACGTTAAAAGGCGTTAAAATTTTAAACTTCAAAACACTTTTTATAGTAGCACTTGTTAGTATATCGCTCTTTCCGCAGCTACTTTTTAGCGTAGGTTTTTACTTTTCACTTATGGGCGTTTTTTACATATTTTTATATTTTAAACACCTAAAAGATAAATTTTCACCCTTCATTCATCTTATTCTTTTAAATTTATATGTTTGCTTTGCAATGGAAATTTGCGTGCTTTATTTCTTTCCGCTCATTAGCTTACAGCAGCTTAGTGTCCTTGCTATCAACTACATCTTTAGCGTTTTTTATCCATTAAGTGCTGCGCTTCACATCGCTTCGTATGGCGACATTTTTGATGGCTTGCTAAATAATGTTTTAAATTTTAGACTAAGCTCGACTAAAATTTTCGTGCCAGCCATTATTTTTATCTTTTATAATATCGCTTCACTTCTAGCTATAAAATTTAAATCCATATTCTACATTTTACCGCTGCTTGGGCTTTTGTGCTTTGCTATTGCTAGCTATAAAATTTACGCCTAAGCGATCTTCATACCATAAAATTTCATTATCTTGTTGTGAATTATCAAAGATATATACATTATAACAGCGCCTAAAATTAGCCTAGTTAAGTTTGTATCCTTTTGCCAAAAGACTAAATTTACAATGATGGCAGCTGGAATTAGAGCGTTATTCATGATGGCAAGCACGCCGCTATCGACCTCGCAAGCACCTTTGTTCCACATAAAATATCCAACTCCACTAGCTACTATGCCAAGCCAGAGAAGCACTAAAATTTGCGTTGAAGTAAGTGAAAATTTGGCTGGATTGCCAAGAGTAAGAAGCGCAACGACAGCTACAAAAAATGCCCCAAAATGAAAGTAGCCAAAGACATTTTTTTGATCCACGTCAAATTTTTCTAAAAGTGCCTTATATGCACTCTGCCCTGCTCCAAAGCAGATATTTGCCGCTTGCACTAGTAAAAAGCCCTTTAATACACCATCGTTTATAGCACCATATTTTATAACCAAAGCTCCAAAAACCGCAACGCCAACGCTAAATAGATAAAGTGGTCTAAATTTAAAGCTAAATGCATCGTAGATGAGCGTCACATAAAACGGCGTAAAAATGGTAAAAAGTGCGACTTCTGGCACGCTTAGATACAAAAATGAATTGTAATAAAATAGATACATAAGTCCTATTTGCACCGCTCCGATAGCCATTATGCCAAATGCTAGCTTTGGACTGATGCCACGAAATTTTGTAAATGGCAAAAAGACTAAGCTCGCAAGCGCAACCCGAATAAAAACAGCCAAATAGCTATCAACCTTGCCAGCTAAAAACTCACCTATCAAACTAAAGCTAAACGCCCACAAAATGGTTACAAAGATCAGTTTATTCAATTATCACCTCATTTATTTTTCTTGCACATTCGAAAAAATACTCAAGTTTATTTAGCTCAAGTAAATCGCCATCAAGTATGAAATTTGCCCTATCGCTAAAATTTTTCTCACTCACAAACAAAAATTCTTCATATTTTATCTCGCCATCAAGATAACCATTTAACAAATCAACAAAATCACTATCAAGCTTACCTTGCTTAAAATCTTGCAAATTTAACTTTGCACTTAAGCCTTTGATCGTGCTTTCTAGCTCTTTTAGACGAGTGATTATCCTATTTTCTTCATCGCTTAGATCAAGTGCCGCCTTTTGCTCTTCAATGCGTTTAACTTGACTTTGTTTGCTAAGACTTAAGCTATCAGGTAGCTTCCACTCAAACTCTACTCTAGGCTTGTTCGCATCAGCGTAAGCGCCTATCATCTGCGAAGTCGTCCTCTCACCTTTTTTAAAGCTGTTATTATTCACACTTTGCGTATCTTTTAAATAAATTTTTGGAGCAAATTTACTCTTTTGCTTCTCATTTTCTTGCTCTTTTATAAATTTTTCTTGCTCCATCGCCCCAAGTTTTGCGCTTATATCATCTTTGCTAAAATCAGGCATCATTATCTTTGAGCCAGCGTTAAAGCCGATCTCACCATTTGAGAGCAAATTTATCCTTGAGTTTAGCTCAGCTAGCTTAAGTCCAAGCTCGTCAAGCTCAGCTCTTTTTTTACTAAGAGTAAAATTTATCGCATCAAACTCAGCTTTATTTATCTCGCCATACTCAAACCAAAACTCATTTTCAGCCGCAGCCTTAGCAAAGCTATCGACAAATTTTGTCTCTAAATTTATAAGTGAATTTAGGGCAACGGCGTTAAAATAGACCTTTGCGACCTGAAAAGCGGTTAAATTCATCAGCTCTTCATCTTTGTAAATTTTCTCCACGCCCTTGTGGTCTAAAATTTTATCAGCAGCCTCGCTCGCACCGCCATCAAAGATAAGATACTCAACCTTTGCCGTGATCGAGCCTGCCTTTGTCATATATCCGCCCTTTATCTCATCAGGCACAAAGGTATATCTGCCATCAAGGGATAAATTTAGCTTTTTACTCTTATTTTTATTTATATATTCATTTTTATTAAATTCTTTCAAACTCTCAAGCCTTGCACTTTGCGCTAGAGCGATGATCTCTAGTAAATTTCCAGCCCAAAGGGGCAAAGCAAAGAGCAAAACTGCCAAAATTTTCTTCAAATTCTCTCCCTTTCATAAAATTTTCTTATAAATTTATCAAGATTATAGACCCATGCAAAAAGCACTGGCACGACAAGCAAGCTTAGCAAGGTCGAACTAATGAGCCCAAAGATGATACTTATGGCCATAGGCGAGTTGGCCTCAAAGCCAGCGCCTCTGCTAAGAGCAAGAGGCAGCATGGCAAATATCATCGCAAAGGTGGTCATCAAAACAGCCCTTAGTCGCTTTTTAGCAGCCATTTTTACAGCTTCGTTTGCCTCTATGCCGCTATTTGCAAAGTGGTTTGCAAAATCAACGACTAAGATAGCGTTTTTACCGACCATGCCAAAGAGCAAGATGACGCCAACCATGACAAATAGGCTAAATGGATTGCCACTTATAAAAAGACCGATCACGACGCCACAAAAGGCAAGTGGCATGGCTAGCATGATAAGAAATGGCAGCAAAAAGCTCTCGTAAAGTGCGGCTAGCACCATGTAAATAAGCACTGCACTAGCGCTCACCGTAAAGATAAAAGAGGCGTTCGTATCATCCATCAGCTCAACAAATCCTAGAAATTTATACTTGAAATTTGCTGGCAAAATTTCATCAAGCTTCTTTGAAATTTCATTTGCCACACTATTTAGTGGAGCGTTGTTTTTAGTATTTGCTAGAAATTTGATCTCATCGGCTCTATTAAACCTTGAAATGCTAGCTGGCTTTTGCTCAAAACTAATCGTAGCCACATCGCCAAGTGTCACGAAAAAGCCCTCACTGCTTCTTATCTTGGTCTGTAAGATATCATTTGTATCGCTTCTAAATTTATCATCAAGGCGCATGTAAAGCTCATATTCTTTGCCATTTTCGTTTTCAAAAACAGAGACCTCGTTCTGGCTAAATGCGCTATAAACGGCGCTTGCAATGCTGGCTTTGTCTAAATTTAGCCTCTTAGCCTTATCTTCATCGATAGAAATTTGAACGCGTTTTAGCAGATCTTCTTCGGGCGAATTTACGTCCGTTGCGTCATTTATCTCTTTTAGCATCTTGCTGATCTTTGGCACAAATTTCTCTAGATCTTTGCCATTTTCAGAGGTGATAGTAAGCTTAACTGGCTGCACATCACCACCTTCAACAACTGGCAAGTCAGCTACAATGACGCTCATGTCGTCACTTTTTAGCTTGTCGCGAAACCTCTGCATGATAGCGTTTTGCCGCTCGTGATTAGCTCTATCTTTTAGCTCTTTTAGCCTAACGTAAGCTTTTACAAGATAGGGTTGCTTGGCATCTGTGTAGCCAAGGATGAAGTAGGCGTAAGCTACCTGAGGATCGGCGTTTATGAGTGAAATTTTATCTTTTAGCCTCTCTTTGCTAGCTTGCAAGCTAAGTGAAGGATCAAGCTTAAAGTAGATGTTAAACTCCGAGTTATCCTCGCTTGGCATGAAGTCGCCGCCTACAAATTTAGCCAGAGCAAATGAGCAAACAACGACCGCAAGCGTTATAGCTAAAAATATGAGCTTAAATTTAAGCGCTAAGACTAAAATTTTCTCATATAAATTTTCAAGTGCTTCAAAAAATGGCTCGCTCTTTAGAAAAAAGCTGCTTTCTTTGGCATTTACAAACCTTGCACTAAGCGTTGGCACGAGAAAGATACTAACAAAAAACGATATGACGATACCAGCTGCCACGCTCATCGCAAATGAGTTAAAGTACTTGCCAACGATGCCACTCATAAAGGCGATAGGCACAAAGACGCAAAGCAGAACGAGTGAGATCGCAAAGACGCTAAATGCTATCTCTTTTATACCTGCAAAGCTTGCTTTTAGGGCATTTGGCTCATCTTTTAGCTTACTAGCGATATTTTCAGTGACAACTATCGCATCATCTATGAAAATTCCAATGCCAAGCGTAAGGGCGATAAGACTTAGGCGGTTTATGTCGTAGCCTAGGGCATTTATGATGAAAAATGTCGCTACGATGCTAGTTGGTATCGCTACGACTGAGATGATGGTGATAGAGAAATTTCTTAAAAAAAGATATACGATCACGATAGTTAGCAAGACGCCAAGGATCATATCAAAGGCGGTTTGATCGATGTGCTTTTGTATCACTTCGCTCTTATCATAAGCTATTTTTACGTTGTATTCATTGCCAAGCAGGCTTTTAAACTGATCTAGCTTTGATTTAGCTAGAGCGATCACTGTTAGAGCGTTTGCGTCTGGGGCTAGCTCAAGACCAAGCAAGACGCCACTTTTTTTATCCATTATCGCTGCTTCGTTTGCATCTTTATAAGCAAGATCAACACTTGCGATATCTTTTAAAAATACCCCTTGTTTGATCGTTAAATTTCTTATCTCATCTATGCTTTTGGCGCTAAAATTTGACTTGATCGCCATTTGAATTTGCTCATTTTCTATCTTTCCAAGTGGCGCTTTTAAATTTTCAACCTTTATCAAATTTGCCACTTCATTTGCGCTAAGGGCGTTTTTATCTAGCTTAAATCTATCTAGTAAAATTTTCACCGCTGGCTCTAAAAAACCATTTGTCTTGACCTTCGAAACGCCGCTAATGCGCTCCAAAAATGGCTTTGCCACATCATCGATCTCTTGCATGAGCTTAGTTTCGTTGCCATCAAGCCTTGTGATAAAGAGGCTAAAGACGGCTGAAGATAGGCCATTTAGCTTTTCTATCTCGTAGTTTGTGTTTAACCTTGCCTTTTGCATCTTGTCGCGGACGTCGTTTGTAGCGCTCTCTAGGTCTTTGTTTAGCTCAAATTCGATGCTGACTACACTTAGATTATCAAAGCTAGTTGAGTAAATTTTCTTGATGCCTTCAATACTTGAAATTTCATCCTCGATCTTTTGCGTGATCTTTGTCTTGATGTAGTTCATATCGCCGTTTGCGTAGGTCGTGATCTTAACGATTGGGATATTTACTTGCGGATATAAATTTACATTCATCGTCTTTAGAGAATAAATTCCAAAGACAACGAGGCTTAAAAAAACCATTAATGTAGTTATAGGGCGGTTGATGGCTGTTTTTATCATTTTCTGTTACTAACTAGCACTCTGCCTTGACCAAACATGCCAGGTTTTAAGCTCATATCATAAGCCTCGGCGTAAAATTTTCTAGTCTCTCGCTTGATCTCTGGATAGATAAGCACGATTTTTACCTCTTTTTCATCGCTTGCTGCGTCAAGTTTAAATTTAAATGTATCGCCAATCTTTACCAAATCTACATATTTTTCGTCGATTGCTATTAAAATTTTTGCCTCTTTTGAGTTTAAAATAAAAGCTGGACTAAGCGGCGAAACACCCTCTCCAAGCTCAATATTTTTACTAGCTATGACGCCATCAAATGGGGCTTTTAAAACAGCTTTTTTAAGGCGATCTTGCGCATTTAAAATAGCAATTTGTGCACTTTGAACCCGAAGTATCGCTTCGTCAAATTTATACTTTACCTCATCAAATTCTTGCTTTGAAGTGACGTCTCTTACTTGAGTGAATTTGTTTAAAGTATTTTTTGCAAATTCACTAGCATTTTTTGCAAGTTCAAGATCATTTTTTGCCTTTTTTAGAGCGATTTCTAGGCTACTTTGATCAAGGCTAGCTAAAACATCGCCTTTTTTAACATGACTTGAAACATCTACAAAAATTTTATCCACCTTGCCGCTGCTCTCAAATGCAAGCTTTGAGCTTTGCTTGGCATAGACTTCAAAATCAGCAAAAATTTCCTCCCCTGCAAATGAAAAAATACAAAATATCATTAAAATTATCAGCTTTTTCAATCTTTAATCCTCTCCAAAATCGGCTCGCCATTTTCAAAAAAGAACTCCGCTTTTTTAATCTCAAGCTCATCTTTTGCACTCTCAAAAAGGCTAATGGCATCAAATTTTTGAGAGAGTGCCTCAAGCAGGTCGCTATATCCCAAAAGCCCGGAGTTATACTTCTCATAGCTAGCTTTTAATGCCAAATCGCTTGCTCTTACATATTCGTTTAGTGAAGCGATTTTTGAAGCAAGCACCACGATTTCACTTTGCAAATTTTTAAGCCTTGTCTCGTTTTCACGCCTTTTATACTCCAAATTTAGCCTTGCCTCATCAAGTGCGATCTTTTGAGCCTGACTCATCTTACTAGTGGCGAAAAAATCAAAAATTTTCCATTTAAAAGCGATACCAAATTTATTGCCATGAGTATCTTCTTTTAAGTATTTATCCACGTATGAACGGTAAGAACTAAGCCTGCCTAGATCGATATCGTAATTATTTTTATAAAATCCATATGTGTCATAAAGCATTATTTGAGGCAAAAAACCAGCCTTTGCCTCGCTAAGCTTGGCCTCGCCTAAAAATATATCTTGGCTTAGTCTATCAAGCTCAGCATTCTTTGAAGCTAAATTTGAGCTAATATCAGCCATCTTTGCTCCGCCTACTGGCAAAATTTTCTCACCAGTTAGCAAATTTATTTCATTTAAGATTTGCTCCATTTTGTTTTTGTATTCAAGCTGTGTGCTATTAGCTAAGTAATATTTAGCCCTTACATTTTCAAGCTCATCTTTTGCGGCAAGACCTGCTTTATTTGCCTTTTCAAGCTTATCTAAAACGCCTTTTAAAAAATTTGCTTGAGCCTGTTTGGCTGCGATTATATTTTCAAGTGCAGCTGCGTTAAAGTATAAATTTACGGCCTTAAATGCAAGGTAGTTTTTGGCTTCATCACTTGCTATGGCGGCTTTGTTTTTTAAAAGCTGGCTCATCTTTAGCCTAGCCTCTCTCGCTCCGCCGTCATAAAGCAAAAAATCTATCCTAGTTAGCACACCGGCTGACTCTTTAGCGACTATACTTGGAAAAGTGCTTGTATTTTTGCCATATGAACCCTCTAGGCTAAGGCTTGGCATATATGAGCTTAATGTGGCTTCATCGTTTAAATTTGCTCTTTTTAACTCAAGCTCTTTGATCTTTGAAATTTCATTTTGCGTTGCTTTGTTTGCGATCACACTTAAATTTGAACCAAGCAAAAATACCGGCAAAAAAATGAATAAAAAATTTTTCATTAGTGAAAGCTTTTTACAAGATTTCCTATTAGTAAATTCCAGCCATCAACAAGCACGAATATGAGCAGTTTAAATGGCAGTGAGATCATTACAGGAGGAAGCATC
This region includes:
- a CDS encoding efflux RND transporter periplasmic adaptor subunit encodes the protein MKKLIILMIFCIFSFAGEEIFADFEVYAKQSSKLAFESSGKVDKIFVDVSSHVKKGDVLASLDQSSLEIALKKAKNDLELAKNASEFAKNTLNKFTQVRDVTSKQEFDEVKYKFDEAILRVQSAQIAILNAQDRLKKAVLKAPFDGVIASKNIELGEGVSPLSPAFILNSKEAKILIAIDEKYVDLVKIGDTFKFKLDAASDEKEVKIVLIYPEIKRETRKFYAEAYDMSLKPGMFGQGRVLVSNRK
- a CDS encoding efflux RND transporter permease subunit, producing MIKTAINRPITTLMVFLSLVVFGIYSLKTMNVNLYPQVNIPIVKITTYANGDMNYIKTKITQKIEDEISSIEGIKKIYSTSFDNLSVVSIEFELNKDLESATNDVRDKMQKARLNTNYEIEKLNGLSSAVFSLFITRLDGNETKLMQEIDDVAKPFLERISGVSKVKTNGFLEPAVKILLDRFKLDKNALSANEVANLIKVENLKAPLGKIENEQIQMAIKSNFSAKSIDEIRNLTIKQGVFLKDIASVDLAYKDANEAAIMDKKSGVLLGLELAPDANALTVIALAKSKLDQFKSLLGNEYNVKIAYDKSEVIQKHIDQTAFDMILGVLLTIVIVYLFLRNFSITIISVVAIPTSIVATFFIINALGYDINRLSLIALTLGIGIFIDDAIVVTENIASKLKDEPNALKASFAGIKEIAFSVFAISLVLLCVFVPIAFMSGIVGKYFNSFAMSVAAGIVISFFVSIFLVPTLSARFVNAKESSFFLKSEPFFEALENLYEKILVLALKFKLIFLAITLAVVVCSFALAKFVGGDFMPSEDNSEFNIYFKLDPSLSLQASKERLKDKISLINADPQVAYAYFILGYTDAKQPYLVKAYVRLKELKDRANHERQNAIMQRFRDKLKSDDMSVIVADLPVVEGGDVQPVKLTITSENGKDLEKFVPKISKMLKEINDATDVNSPEEDLLKRVQISIDEDKAKRLNLDKASIASAVYSAFSQNEVSVFENENGKEYELYMRLDDKFRSDTNDILQTKIRSSEGFFVTLGDVATISFEQKPASISRFNRADEIKFLANTKNNAPLNSVANEISKKLDEILPANFKYKFLGFVELMDDTNASFIFTVSASAVLIYMVLAALYESFLLPFLIMLAMPLAFCGVVIGLFISGNPFSLFVMVGVILLFGMVGKNAILVVDFANHFANSGIEANEAVKMAAKKRLRAVLMTTFAMIFAMLPLALSRGAGFEANSPMAISIIFGLISSTLLSLLVVPVLFAWVYNLDKFIRKFYERERI
- a CDS encoding EamA family transporter, which translates into the protein MNKLIFVTILWAFSFSLIGEFLAGKVDSYLAVFIRVALASLVFLPFTKFRGISPKLAFGIMAIGAVQIGLMYLFYYNSFLYLSVPEVALFTIFTPFYVTLIYDAFSFKFRPLYLFSVGVAVFGALVIKYGAINDGVLKGFLLVQAANICFGAGQSAYKALLEKFDVDQKNVFGYFHFGAFFVAVVALLTLGNPAKFSLTSTQILVLLWLGIVASGVGYFMWNKGACEVDSGVLAIMNNALIPAAIIVNLVFWQKDTNLTRLILGAVIMYISLIIHNKIMKFYGMKIA
- a CDS encoding TolC family protein; the protein is MKNFLFIFLPVFLLGSNLSVIANKATQNEISKIKELELKRANLNDEATLSSYMPSLSLEGSYGKNTSTFPSIVAKESAGVLTRIDFLLYDGGAREARLKMSQLLKNKAAIASDEAKNYLAFKAVNLYFNAAALENIIAAKQAQANFLKGVLDKLEKANKAGLAAKDELENVRAKYYLANSTQLEYKNKMEQILNEINLLTGEKILPVGGAKMADISSNLASKNAELDRLSQDIFLGEAKLSEAKAGFLPQIMLYDTYGFYKNNYDIDLGRLSSYRSYVDKYLKEDTHGNKFGIAFKWKIFDFFATSKMSQAQKIALDEARLNLEYKRRENETRLKNLQSEIVVLASKIASLNEYVRASDLALKASYEKYNSGLLGYSDLLEALSQKFDAISLFESAKDELEIKKAEFFFENGEPILERIKD
- a CDS encoding ComEC/Rec2 family competence protein, whose protein sequence is MRFKALKNREIFTIFCLFCLCIFSVNLAISYHKYQIFMDKGEQELTATVISSYEKLGDDGKKRQILKLKTDEFIFYTLGAKTDDFKAGDNIFLSVINLDVNFKDYLASSFYMPSFSREKLPQKATLNINQKLQSLIYAQHENSKISQLYSALFLGTSIDAELRDDVSHLGIAHLIAISGYHLGFISAVIFFVFRPLLKFLYARFLPFRNYNFDLAIIVFIVLSFYFFIIGFIPSFLRAFLMSILGFYCTLKGVKILNFKTLFIVALVSISLFPQLLFSVGFYFSLMGVFYIFLYFKHLKDKFSPFIHLILLNLYVCFAMEICVLYFFPLISLQQLSVLAINYIFSVFYPLSAALHIASYGDIFDGLLNNVLNFRLSSTKIFVPAIIFIFYNIASLLAIKFKSIFYILPLLGLLCFAIASYKIYA
- a CDS encoding TolC family protein, yielding MKKILAVLLFALPLWAGNLLEIIALAQSARLESLKEFNKNEYINKNKSKKLNLSLDGRYTFVPDEIKGGYMTKAGSITAKVEYLIFDGGASEAADKILDHKGVEKIYKDEELMNLTAFQVAKVYFNAVALNSLINLETKFVDSFAKAAAENEFWFEYGEINKAEFDAINFTLSKKRAELDELGLKLAELNSRINLLSNGEIGFNAGSKIMMPDFSKDDISAKLGAMEQEKFIKEQENEKQKSKFAPKIYLKDTQSVNNNSFKKGERTTSQMIGAYADANKPRVEFEWKLPDSLSLSKQSQVKRIEEQKAALDLSDEENRIITRLKELESTIKGLSAKLNLQDFKQGKLDSDFVDLLNGYLDGEIKYEEFLFVSEKNFSDRANFILDGDLLELNKLEYFFECARKINEVIIE